One part of the Flavobacterium johnsoniae UW101 genome encodes these proteins:
- a CDS encoding cell division ATP-binding protein FtsE: MSQTVLSLKEVTIYQEGRKILSHINLDVQHGEFIYIIGKTGSGKSSFLKTLYADLPLTEGEAHIVDFDLATLKEKDIPYLRRKIGIVFQDFKLLPDRSIKDNMLFVLKATGWVEKEAMEYKIDEVLDKVGMKDFLNKMPHQLSGGEQQRVAIARALLNDPEFILADEPTGNLDPQTSSEVLEVLKTINANGKTIIMATHDYALLMKFPSKTLKCEDERIFEVVQRSV, from the coding sequence ATGTCACAAACCGTACTATCTCTTAAAGAAGTCACTATATATCAAGAAGGAAGAAAAATTTTATCTCATATTAATTTGGATGTTCAACATGGTGAATTTATCTACATCATCGGGAAAACAGGTTCCGGAAAAAGCAGCTTCTTAAAAACTTTGTACGCTGATCTGCCTTTAACTGAAGGTGAAGCTCATATTGTTGACTTTGATTTGGCAACTTTAAAAGAAAAAGATATTCCGTACCTGAGACGTAAAATTGGTATTGTTTTCCAGGATTTCAAATTACTTCCGGACCGTTCTATTAAAGACAATATGCTTTTTGTTCTTAAAGCGACCGGATGGGTTGAAAAAGAAGCAATGGAATATAAAATTGATGAAGTTTTGGATAAAGTTGGAATGAAAGATTTCCTAAACAAAATGCCTCACCAGCTTTCTGGCGGTGAACAGCAGCGTGTTGCCATTGCAAGAGCTTTGCTTAACGATCCTGAATTTATCCTTGCCGATGAACCAACAGGAAACCTTGATCCGCAGACAAGTTCTGAGGTTTTAGAGGTTTTAAAAACGATCAATGCCAATGGTAAAACTATTATCATGGCGACTCACGATTATGCTTTGTTGATGAAATTCCCATCGAAAACATTAAAATGTGAAGATGAAAGAATTTTTGAAGTAGTGCAAAGAAGCGTGTAA